In Panthera uncia isolate 11264 chromosome B4, Puncia_PCG_1.0, whole genome shotgun sequence, one genomic interval encodes:
- the CCDC134 gene encoding coiled-coil domain-containing protein 134, protein MDLLRFLAFVFVMLLSGTGVTGTLRTSLDPSLEIYKKMFEVKRREQLLALKNLAQLNDVHQQYKILDVMLKGLFKVLEDSRTVLIAADVLPDGPFPQDEKLKDAFSQVVENTAFFGDVVLRFPRIVHHYFDHNSNWNLLIRWGISFCNQSGVFDQGPHSPILSLMAQELGISEKDSDFQNPFKADRPEFISSTDPFQKALREEEKRRKKEEKRKEMRKGPRISRSQSEL, encoded by the exons ATGGACCTTCTTCGGTTCCTGGCCTTTGTTTTTGTCATGCTATTGTCTGGGACAGGAGTTACAGGCACCCTGAGGACCTCCTTGGACCCAAGCCTAGAGATCT ATAAGAAGATGTTTGAGGTGAAGCGGCGGGAGCAGCTCTTGGCACTGAAAAACCTGGCACAGCTAAATGATGTCCACCAGCAGTATAAGATCCTTGATGTAATGCTCAAGGGGCTCTTTAAG GTGCTGGAGGACTCGCGGACAGTGCTCATTGCTGCCGATGTGCTCCCAGATGGGCCCTTCCCCCAGGACGAGAAACTGAAGGATG CTTTCTCCCAAGTAGTGGAGAACACAGCCTTCTTCGGTGACGTGGTGCTGCGCTTCCCGAGGATTGTGCACCACTACTTTGACCACAATTCCAATTGGAATCTTCTCATCCGCTGGGGCATCAGCTTCTGCAACCAGTCGGGCGTCTTTGACCAAGGACCCCACTCGCCCATCCTTAGCCTG ATGGCCCAGGAGCTGGGGATCAGCGAGAAAGACTCTGACTTCCAGAACCCATTTAAAGCAGACCGCCCAGAG TTCATTTCCAGCACTGACCCTTTCCAGAAGgccctgagggaggaggagaaacgcaggaagaaagaggagaagcgGAAAGAGATGCGAAAAGGCCCCCGGATCTCGAGATCCCAGTCTGAGTTATAG